The Zea mays cultivar B73 chromosome 7, Zm-B73-REFERENCE-NAM-5.0, whole genome shotgun sequence DNA segment caatgatcaagacaaggaagaagaacagggtcaaagaccgccacacccaagagtccaccaagcgattcaaagagatcaccccgtgaactccattcttggtgacatccataagggggtaactactcgatctcgagtcactcatttttgtgaacattactcttttgtctcctctattgagccatacagggtagatgatgcacttaaagattcggattgggtgctagcgatgcaagaggaactcaacaacttcacgagaaatgaggtatggcatttagttccacgtcctaatcaaaatgttgtagcaaccaagtgggtattccgcaacaagcaagatgagcatggtgtggtgacaaggaacaaagcacgacttgtggccaaaggctattcgcaagtcgaaggtttggattttggcgaaacctatgcacccgtagctaggcttgagtcaatttgtatattacttgcctacgctacttaccatggctttaagctttatcaaatggacgtgaaaagtgccttcctcaatggaccaatcaaggaagaggtctatgttgagcaacctccaggctttgaagatagtgagtaccctaaccatgtctataagctctccaaGGCGCTCTATGAGcttaagcaagcaccaagagcatgatatgaatgcctaagagactttttaatcactaatggcttcaaagtcggtaaagtcgatcctactctctttactaaaactattgcaaaagatttgtttgtatgccaaatttatgttgatgatatcatatttgggtctactaacaaatctacatgtgaggagtttagtaggatcatggtccaaaaattcgagatgtctatgatgggggagttgaagtattttctaggatttcaagtcaagcaactccaagagggcaccttcatcagccaaacgaagtacattcaagatatactcaccaagtttggaatgaaggatgtcaagcccatcaagacacccataagaaccaatgggcatctcgacctcgacacgggaggtaaatccgtagatcaaaaggtataccggtcgatgataggatctctactctatttatgtgcatctcgaccggatattatgctttctgtatgcatgtgtgcaaggtttcaagctgatcctaaggaagttcaccttaggaccgtaaagagaatcttgagatatttagtttatactcctaagtttggcctttggtaccctaagggatcctcttttgatttaataggatatcccgttgaacacagccacactaagcacatagccattcagtatcactttttgagatatcaccaacaaagggggatatcgagatagcctatattaacaccaaagaacaactagccgatatctttaccaaaccactagatgagaaaacctttaccaaacttaggaatgagctaaacattcttgattctcggaactttgattgatactttgcacacatagctcatttatatacctttgatcatatctcttttatgtctatgactaatgtgttttcaagtgtattctcatgcttagtcatagaattgaaagggaaatggagtattcggcaaagacgacgcttccactcaacttcatcggtattatctactctttgccgctattccgccatctctccacattggtataatctttcactcatatattgtttgccaaagggggagagaatttacaaagggctcacaaagtctccgtttttgacgatttatgccaaagggggagagagtattagcccaaagcaaaaggatcgcaccaccacctaatttttaattatgttttgaaaatttTTATTGGTATTAGtatctttcaaattggtattcCCCTAATGAGAGTATCTCAATTAATATAtcccaaaaccctcttgaaagctaagaggagaattttatttagggggagttttgtctaagtcaaaggaaaagcatttgaaacagggggagaaaatctcaaatcttgaaaatgcttctttaaaTCTTATTGatatacctttggctatttgcaaaaggattttgaaaagaattttccaaagaatttgcaaaaacaaactagtggtgcaagtgtggtccaaaatgttaaataagaagaaagaaatccatgcatatctagtagaaataatataTTGGTTCAATTTCAAGCAATctatgcacttatattatgcaaactagttcaattttgcacttatatatttgctttggtttgtgttggcatcaatcaccaaaaagggggagattgaaagggaaatagggtcaaacctttttctaaatgattttggtggttgaattgcccaacacaaataattggactaactagtttgctctagattatatgctctacaggtgtcataggttcaacacaaaccaataaaaagaacaagttagggttcaaaaagaaagaagcaaaagaaaccgaagactgccctggtctggcgcaccagactgtctggtgtgccaccgaacagtgtccgatgtgccagGGAGATCCACTctaaactcctcagcttcgggtttctagaaatgccactccgctataattcaccggactatccggtgtgtcatgcggagcaatggctactgcgccaacggtcgtctgcaaaagcaacagtgaacagtgaacagtgaacagtgcgcggactacgcacacagagtcagagcagcaccagaaggtgcactggacagtgaacagtacctgtccggtgctgcaccggactgtccagtgccccatgaagtcagagctccaacgatcgaaaccatcagaaccctaacggttgggtgacgtggccggcgcactggacagtgtccggtgcgcccttcgacagcagactTACCCAactgctgttttggtggttggggctataaataccctccaaccaccacacttcaatgcatccaagttttttagacatctcactcaatacaagagctagtgcattcaatacaagacacaattagattgaatcaaagcctctctaagtcctaattccactcaaagcaattagtgactagaagacagagttttgctcgtgttctttgagctcttgcgcttggatcgcttttcttcttcctctttcttgttctcaagacatttgtaatcaaagcaagagacaccaagttgtggtggtccttgtaggggtctaagtgacccgtttgattaaggagaaaagctcactcggtctaggtgaccgtttgagagagggaaagggttgaaagagacccggtctttgtgaccacctcaacggggagtaggtttgcaagaaccgaacctcggtaaaacaaatcaccgtgtcatccgcttcatttgcttgtgatttgttttcaccctctctttcggactcgattttaattctaacgctaacccggcttgtagtgtgtgcttaagtttataatttttcagattccgcctattcacccctctctaggcgactttcactcctcCACAACGACCGGATGAAGATCATCGTCCATGCCGTAGACGGTTGGCTCCTCGTCGGTGACTAAGGTCCCTTATGGCTACGCGGCACCGGCACAAACGATACCTACGAGACCCATCACATCCATGGATtaaaatcaagaatcaagatatAAGACAAAAGAAGGTGATGGGGATTAGGGTTCAGGGTCTCACCTGCGTAGCCGGAGCACCTGAGTCGCTTGAGAGCACCATCGCGAGGAGGAACACCAAGAGGATGTTAGGATGGGTATTAGCCGATTAGGGTTCGGGATGCGAGGAAGGGAAGAGGATGAGCGAAGAGATGATGAGAAGGAGAAGATAATCGAGAGTATAGATGTCCAAATAAGCTGTCGCCGGTAGCCGTCGACAGGAGGCGGCTGAGGAGAGATTTCGCAGGTCGCCGGGAGCTGGAGCCAGGAGAGGATAAGGTTTAGGGTTTCAAGCAGTGAGAAATGAGCGAGCGCGGGGATGGGTAGAGCTCGGGGAGGTGCGATATTGTTATGCAGCAAGGAATCAGACCGGTGTCGTGCCTCCCTAATTTCTATGGTGGACCAGGCCAAGCATGGTGTGCCGTCCTCCGAACCTAAGCATGGCACGACCACTGTGTCAGGCCGGTCCGAGCACGATGCACAACGGGCTGTGCCAGACGGAGACTAGTATCAGGCTACAACAGTGGTAGGCTTCACGCTAACAGAGCATCCCAGGCTCCCAGCCATATAGACATCTATACCCCCACCCACCCAACCTTCGGCAGTCCCCATCCTCTCCTGTGGGCGCTCCCTCTCCCCGGCCCCCAAATCACCGCGCCTCCCTCGCCACGCCTCACAGGGCCGGTTGCGTAGGAGAAAGGAGAAAGGAAGGAGGGGAGGCGGTCGTCGGGCGAGATGAGCGACTCCTTCTGCCCCGACTGCAAGAAGCATACGGAGGTGGCGTTCGACCACTCGGCGGGGGACATGGTGTGCACCGAGTGCGGCCTCGTCCTCGAGGCGCACTCCGTCGACGAGACCTCCGAGTGGCGCACCTTCGCGAACGAGTCCAACGACAACGACCCCGTCCGTGTCGGTGGCCCCACCAACCCGCTCCTCACCGATGGCGGCCTCTCCACCGTCATCGCCAAGCCCAACGGTGCGCAGGGCGACTTCCTATCCTCCTCCCTCGGCAGGTGGCAGAACCGCGGCTCCAACCCCGACCGATCCCTCATCCTCGCCTTCCGCACCATCGCCAACATGGCTGACCGGTCCGCCTCCCCCCTTCTCCGCTGCTCCCTTTTCTCACGCTATAGGTCCGATCCGATTCGATCAAATTATGTGGCTTGCTAGTAGTTTGCGCTGATTTGTAGGATATGGCGTGTGCTTGTTACGTTCATGCGTGCGGCGCGCTGCCTGATTTTACGCCTGGGGCTATGGAATGTGACCAGGGTTGGTTATGACTGCGGGTCTAGATTTGGAACATCTGATTGATATATTGCGTCTAGTATTTTTGCATGTTCTTGCAGGGTTTGGTGCTGGATGATTTGTCCCTTGGATCTACTGAAATCCCGTTCTTTATAATATGGGAACCCATCTAATATCCTTAATTTCTTCGGGAACTGTCAAAGGTTAGGTTTTTATTTGGGCACACAATAGGTTTGGCTAGAGTAGTTGTGCTGCTTGCACCTATGCATCATTATTCACTATGTTATGCAAAATTAGCATTGGGGATGTTAATCGTGATGTCGTGTATTACCTATACCTTAGGCACATGATTTGTTAGTGAAGGATCATTCTAGATTGCGGCATATATTATAGATACAGTAAAAATATATCGCCGCATATTTCTGATTTGGGCGAATAGATGCACAGTACTCAAGttgataactaattttattttAGCTGTGTCGACTTTAATTTCATAACATCTGTCGTGTGCTGATACAAACTATGGCTTCTGCAGGCTAGGTCTTGTGGCTACTATTAAGGTAACGAATCTGATGGTTACTGTCCATTATTTATAGCTGACTGTCAACATTTTTTTATATAGTTGCTTTTTTGAGTGTTAGCTGTGAGCCTGTGATCTACCATTTTAGTCGCTGATAGGTTTTGTCTACTGTCCTAATAATTGGTCAATTGTAAAATACTGAAACCTATTTTGATCTCTTTTTTGTATGCTCCCTTGATAGGAATATCTGTAGTTCATCAGATATTCAGATTACATGTTTCTTTCTCGAACATGCAAGAGTTgcatatcattatattaagaagaaaaaaagGGGAAGAACCCTTACAACACACACCCGAGCACACTTGGTTGATTACATGTTATTTTTTAAAACTTAAGTGAGTGTATATGCTAAGGCTCTGTTCGGATTGGAGGAATTCCAAAGGGAAATTGTATGGATCACAAAACGGAGGAAAGGAAATCAGGGTGCACGTTTGGAATACTGGAAGAGACAATTCCTTTCTCTTGGAATCCTGTGGGTAGATGTTCGTTCCACAGCGCTGTTCGCCTAAATGGCAGTCAGCCTGTTTATACTGTTTGAAAGCTACCCAGTACACATGGGTTTATTTTTTCATTTAATTGATCGTTTACCCGTTTAGGTGGCCGTTTGGCCCAAATAATGGCTAAACAGCAAGTGACCGACTGTTTATCGTTTAGGATAACCAAGGTTATTAAGGCGTTAAGGCGAGACATGGTGACCGACCCCCTTCCAAACGCCTAGGCGAGTTAGGCGTGCGGCGAGGCGACGCCATATGAGCATCACCTAGGCGAGGATATGCAAAAAAAATCCTAACAATCTAACACTTGCAATAGCAAAATTGGTAAGGTTAGAGAATACAATacaagcctttgattgatgagggTGCTGTTGCAGTGTTGCTGGCTTGCTATATACAAAATAGGAGATGAGGGAGAGCAGGCGAGCAGCAGCAGAGGAACTGATGAAGAGGAAGAGCAGAGGAAACCACCGTGCATCGGATGGAGCAGACAGCAGAGGAAAGCACCGGCCACTGGATGGAGCAGCTTGCCGCCGCGCGCCGGATGGAGGAGGTCGGCCGCCGGATGGAGGAggctagggctggaaacgagccgagccaggctcggctcggctcggtgcagctcgGAGGTGGAAAGGCtcgagcctggctcggctcgctGGTACAACGAGCTGCCAAAAtaggctcgactcggctcgggtACGGCTCGCGAGCCTGTGAGCCTATTCGTATTGGGCTTTAGGCGGTTGCTTTGCTTGTGGGCCTATTCGTATTGGGCTGCTCCGCTGATGCCTGCTGGTGCGCGCCGTGGgcttggctcgcgagccggctcgcgaccTTGCGCGAGCTGGCTTGGCTCGGCTCGGGATTTTTTCGAGCTTGCGAAACCGCCTCGGCTCGCCGgtagctcgcgagccggctcgagcctGCACGAGCCGCAAcgagctcgagccggctcaccgagcccgagctttttttccagccctagaggaggcggcggcgcggcgcacCGGATGGAGGAGAGGCGGCACGCCGGATGGAGGAGAGGCGGCGCGCAGGATGGAGGCAACGAGCCAACGGCGCACTGCAGGAAAGGCCCCACCCTCTCTTCCTTCTCTTTCCCTCCCACTCTCTCGGTTTGGCGCGctgcaaaccctaaaccctagcaTGTACGCACGCAAAGCCGCGAACCCTAAAAACCTCCCGCGTAAGCACCTTTGTGTGGCGTCTGTGGCGAAATTGGACGCCATGGCGACGCCTAGGCACGCCAGGCAACGCCATACGCATCCAAGGCGCGGCGGGATCGACGCCTAGAACCTAGgctcgcctggacgcctaggcgacgccataATAACCTTGAGGATAACACTACTTCAAAGGAAACCAAACATCAACTCCTATCTCTGGTCTTCTTTTCCTTTGGGGATGTCTGAGACAGTGCGTACGAAGAAGGGAGGCGAGAACAAGGAAGCACCGAATCACACCTCAAGAAGTTGTCTGCCCCATCCTGATCTTGTCTCTTCCACTGCTGACGCTGATCTAGGAACCACCGGAAGTAGGTAAATGGGGAGTCAGAACGAAGAGTTGAAAGCCAAGGCCGAGATTAGATTGGGGACAATGTTTTCAAGTCAGACGACTTGCTGATCGTTCTGGCTGATCGACTAGGGCGATTAATTGTGATTGGTCCAAACCGACTTGGACGATTAATGGGACAACTTGAAAACATTGATTGGGGAAAGTGCATAATATGCCTTTTTTACTATGTAGTGAATAGATAAGGAGCATTGGAAGAAAATATTTAATGAAATGAGTAAAGATGTTGCCTTTTATGTTGGTTTCTCATGTTATTTAGACTGATTTAATAATATATAAATTTCAATCAAACAATAAGTCAATAATACTCCACTTTGTGTATTATGATACCTGTGTTCCAAACACCTGCTTCTTCAGCTTTCCTGTCTTTTTCTATTCCTCTATTTTGCACGCTCATTCCTTTCCTATTCGTACATTTTCTACAGTTCTGCGTTCCACATTCCTAGGTTCCAAACATACCctaatggtgtgtttggtttgtggagtcaccatatgcttcatgaggtgatgcatcataagttctTCCCATAAATTTTGGTGGACTCAATCCACTCatcatgtatatactaattattagcttatgaggaataagatgatgatggatcaactcattctattccataaaccaaataaaaaagtgaggagtgagaagaagatgaACCACTTcattcttcaaaccaaacacaccctaagtgaTTCATGTTATGTATATGTATGGTAGCCTTTTTTCTCTTTTTGAAGATAGATGACATGTTTAACACTTCCCTAAATACTCATTGAGTCATTGAACATATTGTTGCTTCCTGTGTTCGATAGAACAATAACTTATAGCTTAATTCAGCTAAATTACTGATATGTAGTACTCCCTCCATTAAAAAATGGTAATCATATTAGACCAGAGAAAAAGTCATTCAAAATAGATTTTGACCATCAATTTCTCTTGTAATGTAAAGTCGACGGTCTAAAAATAAATACCATCTTATAGGCACTTTTAACACAAATCTATTGATGCAGATTATATGCTCTAAACTTTAATGGAATTtgattagttggtcaaaatttatgAAGTTTGACTTTTTCTCTGGCCAAATATGATTACCACTTCTGAACGGAGGGAGTAATTATTTGTTTTTGTCTTTACTCTTCAAGGACCGAGCAAATGAAATCTACAAGAAAGTTGAAGATCTCAAATCTATCAGGGGAAGAAATCAAGATGCCATATTAGCTGCATGCCTATATATTGCTTGTAGACAAGAAGATCGGCCTAGAACTGTGAAAGGTACATATTCTTAGAAATTCTTGGCTTCCtagacactagaattcataaccaTGCAACACTCAGTTCGTTTTTTTTTGTGTTCGATTGTTGCAGAAATATGTTCAGTTGCTAATGGGGCCACAAAGAAAGAAATTGGCAGAGCAAAAGAATTTATAGTGAAACAACTGGAAGTTGAGATGGGGCAATCTATGGAGATGGGAACCATTCACGCTGGAAATTTTCTGGTATGTTTGTCCAAATTTGTAGCGTCATTTTGTTTTTGGAGTTGGTAATTTCCTTAATTCTTAAGTTGGTAGCTTATAAGCTGATAAAAATTGCAGAGACGTTTCTGCTCAACTCTTGGGATGAACAATCAAGCTGTTAGGGCAGCCCAGGATGCAGTTAAGCACTCGGAGGAGCTTGATATAAGGTTTGGACTATGGAATTTCAAACTCTGTACACACTAGCAATTCCCCATTTCCATTTGATTGCAGTTATAGGACCTGCTGTGGCATGAAAGTTTCTGTTTAGCTTCAAGATTGTTGCTTGTTTGTTTGAATGTCTGTGGTTTTTGAATCACTGACTCTTAGATTCAAGCTTAGACCAATTTTAGGCAAATGACCTAATGGTTGTATGATCAGAGGAACTAATAATCAATTTGCAGTCATGTTTAGTTTATTTGCCAGGCCACCACCAAAAAAATTTGCAAGCCATGATTTGACTTGCTGTTTCATTTGTATCATGTAAGATGGACTTTTGACACCTAGATATGCTCAATTCTACTTGGTTGAATCTGTACTTCACATTTCTGACAGAAAAACAGATCTTTGACACTTCCTTTCCATCCTTCTGTGCAGGAGGAGCCCTATCTCAATTGCAGCCGCTGTCATTTATATGATAACCCAACTCTCAGAGGACAAGAAGCCACTTAAAGGTTGGATGGCTGCCCCCATTGTGTTTTCCCCTGTGACTGATGTACAGGTATTGATTCTGGAGAATCTGTTGCAGATATATCCTTGGCTACTGGTGTAGCAGAAGGCACCATCAGAAATTCGTACAAGGATCTGTATCCTTATGCCTCAAGGCTCATCCCGAATACCTACGCCAAGGAAGAAGACCTGAAGAATCTCTGCACACCTTAGGAGGCTTACTTTTTTCCCCCTTTCTGTTACTACATAATTCGGAATTAGATTTGTCAAAGAGGAGTGAGTGAAGTTGTTCCTCGTTGTGACTGTACCGGGCAAGGTGTCGTCCCCGCCGTGCTTAACTTTATGATGGAATTTCTTTTCAGAGCACCTACCACCTGAAGATTTGTGGGATACGTATACTCACTTCGGAAAGAATGTAGATAGCAAGCAGTTGGACAAGCACAAGATTTTAATTTAAAACATGATTTTGTTCTCCATCTTCTGAAGAAACCATCACTTGTCCATCTTTATTCTAAGTGCCCTTGGATTCCAAGAGAattgttagttggctaaaaattgggTAAAATTATGATATGTTTGGACTGGCAGCCCCAATCTAGTCCTATTAACTCCTATGTTGAATTACTAACTAGTTTTAGTTTGCTCGTTTTGGATCTTTAGGTCTTAGTCTTAGCTCGTCCAAACATGGGGCAAGCTTCAACTTTACTGAAGTTTTTAACTCGTTAGCTAACCATCCTATCAATCCTGAGGCTCACTCCAACAGACCAGCTATCCGGACAGATAAAGCTAAAATAGCTGTCCTCCACTGTAGCAATGCAATTTTTCTTCCAATGAAGCAGCTAAACAAGCCAGATAAAATGGAAGACAGGAGAGAGAAAAGCCATATTACCTGGTACTGTGATCGGCAGCTAAATTCTTCGTTCTTGACTGACCACTGGATCCTAGCGTCTACTTCATTCCAACTAAACGTATGGATGGTTGTGCTGTTGGAAAGATCTAGAGTATGACTGGACAGGTAAACTACAGACACCAGCTAAAAATACATATAGTTGCCTGATTTGCATGCCTCCCGTTGGAGTGGGCCTAACTGACTGATCAGTCCAGCTAATCCAATCCTCAACTTTGCAGCTCTGACATCGTTTCCCTTAACTTCGCAAGGTGAACTTTTCGAAGAAAAGTCTGCTCACGTAGCGTTTGTCAGCCGTGGGCACTGGGCGGTGGGAATTTTCAGCTGCCTGTCATGGGCGGCGTGTGTCATTTATGTTGTACGGTCACCGGATCCGGTGAAAAGGTTGTGGTCCATCCATCCCGTGGATGCGGCACAACGGAAGCGGCAGCGCGAGCTGATGACGTGCGTCTGCCATTCACGGCGGGTTGGGGGCGCAGGTGGGTGCCGCTGCCCGGTGGTCTACTCTGGCGGTCTTTAATATTTCTCTAAATATTTGTCTAAATCTtaaatttaaaaataataaatctTAAATTTTAAAAATAAACAGAAAAAATATTTCTTCATTAGTTCTCAATAGATTTGCTATCTAATCTCATTTACAGTTTACATTTACTAAATTCATAGAAACTCTCTAGACAAATGTGGCATCACTTTTTTCACGCGTGCTCATTTTTTCTCTTTCCACACAGCGAAGTAGCCAAGTACGACATGTTCTTTTTTTCACTTTCTCGTAACGAGGGAACTAGGTCCGACACGTGTAACACAAACTTCTCCTCTATCATCGGACCACTGTTACTCTATAGGTTGCGTCATCGAACCACCGCCCCCACATGTCATGTCGATCGATCTTTTCTCCTACGCCCTCGACGTCCTCCGCTCTTGACCCTGCCGCCAGACAGGTCCGATGAGGATAGACCTGTCAAAATTAGATTTAAAATCGAACTACTCTCTAAACATGAGGAATCATTAAAGACCAAACTATTTTTCTTCTAATAGCGCTATTTAGCAACTTGCTAGCTCTCACATGTAGCGCGCTTCTGGTGGTGGGGGCGGTGTAACCAGTGGATTGCTTTCTTGCCGAAGCCGTCCTAGGAGTTGGTGATTAAAATTTTGAGCATATTTTGACACCTGTAAGTTTCGGATTTTTGAATCCCTCCTGATAGTAAGACATTCTATactaaagagaagattaaataaaaataaattagAATTAAACTCTGCCAAGTTAGAATTACGAGGGTCTTAAAATTTTATTTGCATTTTTCACAATCGTAAGTAACTATAAATCTCATAAAATATTGTTAGCTTTTTATATCTATTCAGCAAAACCCACAAATAAGGTTGATGCAGTAAAAAATACTAGAAAAATAAACTAAGACATATTTATTTAGTATTCACGTTAGAAACGGATATGAATACATGTATCTGTATTATTTAAATGGATATAGACCCGGAGCACCCCTAGTACTAGCAGAGCCGCGCACATTTCTCAATCTCTGTTGTCAAGCCTCAAGCGTTCCTTCTAAAAAATCCCATATTCCGGGCCGCTCATCCATGCAAATTGCTAGTATTCGGTTACAAACAGAGAACACTGTCCGTCACTCGTTGCGTCATTTGTGGATTGGACGACTGGTCAGCTCTTCTCGCACCAAGTTGCGATCCTGCACGATCACTACAACATGTATTTCAAAGTACTGACTACTGAGACGTAACAAAGAATTTGTCTAACTCCCACTCGATTATTACGGTTTTGTTTTTACATACTAGATTTATTTTCTTCACAGCTTTCTAAAGAGAGATCATATCCTGTAGACAAAAGACGCCTGTGCTTCCATGCGTAAAATACATCTAACTCATCCGTTCTGTATCCAACAATGTTAATGTGTTATAacatttttgcaaataagtcctccCGTACTCCCCATGTTAGTGCTGTTTATTAAAAAAAAACT contains these protein-coding regions:
- the LOC100193219 gene encoding Transcription initiation factor IIB, with translation MSDSFCPDCKKHTEVAFDHSAGDMVCTECGLVLEAHSVDETSEWRTFANESNDNDPVRVGGPTNPLLTDGGLSTVIAKPNGAQGDFLSSSLGRWQNRGSNPDRSLILAFRTIANMADRLGLVATIKDRANEIYKKVEDLKSIRGRNQDAILAACLYIACRQEDRPRTVKEICSVANGATKKEIGRAKEFIVKQLEVEMGQSMEMGTIHAGNFLRRFCSTLGMNNQAVRAAQDAVKHSEELDIRRSPISIAAAVIYMITQLSEDKKPLKDISLATGVAEGTIRNSYKDLYPYASRLIPNTYAKEEDLKNLCTP